A genomic window from Chlorobium phaeobacteroides DSM 266 includes:
- a CDS encoding HlyD family secretion protein, whose amino-acid sequence MKKKSFTDDLIGQGEVFTQSLAVPRAILWVLVLSFFGFIVWSAIAKIDVSIPAMGKLEPTGEVKSIQAAIEGEVRSLFVEDGHRVKKGDVLLELVPVLSVGEESKLKSLQIGLSNARQQYATESAMLAKLRSLLNSAAVSEFEVEQKKLDVLKLQAQIADLAEQINKQSYMANQATGYESITAPVNGTVFDLQVKKGTVVSSGQVILKVVPDDNLTARAYISNQDIGFVFENLPVDVKLDAFPYAEFGDIKGVVTWVGSDVLAPDDIIKYYHFPIKVRLDKQYLDAQGKKIYLQSGMSVTMNIKVRKRTVMSIFTDLFSKQGDAISHIRK is encoded by the coding sequence GTGAAAAAAAAATCGTTTACCGATGACCTGATTGGTCAGGGAGAGGTGTTTACCCAGTCGCTTGCCGTACCGAGGGCGATTCTCTGGGTTCTTGTGCTCTCTTTTTTCGGCTTTATTGTCTGGTCGGCTATTGCCAAAATCGATGTTTCCATTCCGGCCATGGGAAAACTTGAGCCTACCGGCGAGGTAAAAAGTATTCAGGCTGCTATTGAGGGTGAGGTCAGATCCCTTTTTGTGGAGGATGGTCATCGGGTCAAAAAGGGCGATGTCCTTCTTGAACTTGTTCCAGTGCTCTCTGTCGGGGAGGAATCGAAGCTGAAGTCGCTGCAGATCGGCCTGTCAAATGCCAGGCAGCAGTATGCAACCGAGTCGGCAATGCTTGCAAAGTTGCGCTCTCTTTTGAACAGTGCCGCTGTTTCGGAGTTTGAGGTGGAGCAGAAAAAGCTTGACGTGCTTAAACTGCAGGCGCAGATTGCCGATCTTGCCGAGCAGATCAACAAGCAGAGTTATATGGCCAATCAGGCCACCGGCTATGAGTCGATTACCGCGCCGGTTAACGGAACGGTTTTTGATCTTCAGGTGAAAAAGGGTACGGTGGTCAGTTCAGGCCAGGTTATTCTGAAGGTTGTTCCCGATGACAATCTTACGGCGAGAGCCTATATTTCGAATCAGGATATCGGTTTTGTGTTTGAAAACCTTCCGGTTGATGTGAAACTTGACGCTTTTCCCTATGCGGAGTTCGGCGATATCAAGGGCGTGGTGACCTGGGTTGGTTCCGACGTTCTTGCTCCTGATGATATTATCAAGTACTATCATTTCCCCATCAAGGTGAGGCTTGACAAACAGTATCTCGATGCCCAGGGGAAGAAAATCTATCTGCAGTCGGGCATGTCGGTTACCATGAATATCAAGGTCAGAAAGCGTACGGTCATGAGTATTTTTACCGATCTCTTCTCCAAACAGGGCGATGCTATCAGCCATATCAGGAAGTAG
- a CDS encoding O-linked N-acetylglucosamine transferase family protein: protein MKPQSHPIEQSGQMVSTASETVMPVMHDHAVTLHSALAFHQNGALDEAEALYQAILLQNPEHFDALQLLATIAAQRNESEKAVALFDQALNINPDHSGSLNNRGNALRSLQRYEDALRSFERAVAVKPDYADAYINRGNVLMELLRCEDALESFEKAIALKPDYAPAYFNRGNAVMAMHRYEDALASYEKAIALNPCFADAYYNKGLALQKLMRYDDALERYKQAIALKPDYTEAFLHQGNVFMALQRYENALLSYEHVIALNPDDVEAYTNRGYALQELKRYGDALLSYDRVLALKCDDADAYNNRGNAFMALKRYEDALGSYNHVLALKPDYDFLSGLCLYTRMKICEWNAFDDQVDQLEKKIERHEKATLPFPFLAIKDSLSLQQDAARIFAGEKFPVTHLLSPIPKRSRRDTIRIGYFSADFCNHPVSFLTAELFEMHDRGRFELYAFSCGSDTGDGMRRRLEVAFEHFHDVRNHSDKDIALLARSLEIDIAIDLGGFTMGSRTGIFALRAAPVQVSYIGYLGTMGAGYIDYLIADEVLIPEGSRKHYTEKIAYLSSYQVNDTKRRIADRVFTRAECGLPESGFVFCCFNNNYKITPATFDGWMRILGQVEGSVLFLYTDNEAAASNLKKEAESRGVKRDRLIFGKRLPLAEHLARYRVADLFLDTLPYNAGTTASDALWAGLPVLTLRGESFASRMAASLLTAIGLPELITTTQEEYEARAIELALDPEKMRATREKLARNRLTTRLFDTRLFTRNIEAAYLAMYERYQEGLPPDHLVVSLSPLSSMERSVARPSHAAGRSTNEESVKLQRALTLHQEGRLDEAEALYREILSSSPEHFDALQLSATIAAQRHDSEQALVLFDQAISINPGHPGSRNNRGNALRALQRYEEALDSYEKALQLKPDYVDAYTNRGSVLLELKRYEEALASYERAIAIKPDHTEFYSDLAVVLLALKRYEEALATYERVLELRRDDPVVYNNRGNVLLELKRYEEALGSYEKAIALNPDYAEAYSNLGVTRKVLKRDEEALGSYEKAIALKPDFADAYYNRAVLFYDLDRYEEALASYDRAIVLKPDFVEVFSNRGNALLKLKRYEEALGSYEKAIALKPDFADAFFNQGNALLELKRYEDALWSYEKTLACKPDYDFLSGFCLYTRMKICDWSAFEDQVHQLEKKIECHEKVVTPFPLLAIKDDLFLQHDVVRIFAKEKFPANQTLSPIPKRSRRDTIRIGYYSADFCNHPVSFLTAELFEMHDRGRFELYAFSCGSDTGDEMRRRLEVAFDRFLDVRNHSDKDIALMSRDLEIDIAVDLGGFTMGSRTGIFALRAAPVQVSYIGYLGTMGAGYIDYLIADEVLIPEGSRKHYTEKIAYLSSYQVNDTKRRIADRVFTRAECGLPESGFVFCCFNNNYKITPATFDGWMRILGQVPGSVLWLFEENAKAAENLRREAASRGVDAGRLIFGKRLPVAEYLARYRVADLFLDTLPYNAGTTASDALWAGLPVLTLRGESFASRMAASLLTAIGLPELITSGQEEYESLAIELALDPEMMRATREKLARNRLTTRLFDTGRFTRNIEAAYLAMYERYQEGLPPDHLVVSLSPLSTVERSVARPSHAAGRSTKEESVKLQRALKLHQEGRLDEAEALYREILSFSPEHFDALQLSATIAAQRHDSENALVLFDQALAIKPDHARSLNNRGIALQELKRYEEALASYERAIAVKPDFIEPYSNRGNTLQELKRYEEALACYDSAIALKPDYAEPYYNQGNALLELKRDEDAVRSYEKALALKPDYDFLSGLCLHIRMKICDWLAFDDQAHQLEKKIECHEKASPPFAVLSITESLSLQQEAARVYAQEKFPADQTLSSIAKRPRRDTIRIGYYSADFCNHPVSILTAELFEMHDRARFELYAFSCGTNTGDEMRRRLEVAFDRFLDVRNHSDKDIVLMSRDLEIDIAVDLGGFTMGSRTGIFALRAAPVQVSYIGYLGTMGAGYIDYLIADEVLIPEGSRKHYTEKIAYLSSYQVNDTKRRIADRVFTRAECGLPESGFVFCCFNNNYKITPATFDGWMRILGQVPGSVLFLYTDNEAAASNLKKEAESRGVKRDRLIFGKRLPLAEHLARYRVADLFLDTNPYNAGTTASDALWAGLPVLTLRGESFASRMAASLLTAIGLPELITSGQEEYEALAVELALDPEKMRATREKLARNRLTTRLFDTRLFTRNIEAAYLAMYERYQEGLPPDHLVVSLSPLSSMERRVALPSQMEGLSTNEESVKLQRALKLHQEGRLDEAEAICQEILSSIPEHFDALQLSATIAAQRHDSEKALALFDQALAIKPDHARSLNNRGIALQELKRYEEALASYERLLAVKPDYAMAYSNRGNTLQGLRRYEEAVSSYDQAIALRSDNANAYSNRGVAMMKLKRYADALESHDKAIALRPDYAEACSNRGNTLQELKRYEEALMSYKQAIALKSDYAEFYSNYGNVLEELKRYEEALLNYEQAIALKPDFSDAYSNLGNTLQVLMRYRDALASYDKAIGLNPDCIEAYCGQGNALLELMRYEEALVSYERALALKPEYDFLPGLCLYTRMKICAWSAFDDQVHQLEKKIERHEKASPPLVFLSITESLSLQQEAARVYAQEIFPPNQTLSPIPKRSRRDTIRIGYFSADFCHHPVSFLTAELFETHHKDRFELYAFSFGQDTGDEMRRRLEVAFDRFLDVRNYSDKDIALLSRTLEIDIAIDLGGFTMGSRTGIFALRAAPVQVSYIGYLGTMGAGYIDYLLADDVLIPEGSRKHYTEKIAYLSSYQVNDTKRRIADRVFTRAECGLPESGFVFCCFNNTYKITPATFDGWMRILGQVPGSVLWLYEENAKAAENLRREAASRGVDAGRLIFGKRLPVAEYLARYRVADLFLDTLPYNAGTTASDALWAGLPVLTLRGESFASRMAASLLTAIGLPELITSGQEEYESLAIELALDPEMMRVTREKLARNRLTTRLFDTGRFTRNIEAAFEAMYERYQEGLPPDHLVVVSLSPAQGEI from the coding sequence ATGAAGCCTCAAAGCCATCCAATAGAGCAGTCCGGGCAAATGGTTTCAACGGCATCTGAAACGGTAATGCCCGTAATGCATGATCATGCCGTTACGCTGCATTCTGCACTGGCTTTTCATCAAAATGGAGCTCTGGATGAAGCCGAAGCATTATACCAGGCGATCCTGCTCCAAAACCCTGAGCACTTTGATGCGTTGCAGCTTTTGGCAACCATTGCGGCACAACGAAATGAGTCTGAAAAAGCTGTTGCGCTTTTTGATCAGGCGCTCAACATTAATCCGGACCATTCAGGCTCACTCAACAATCGTGGTAATGCATTACGCTCTTTGCAGCGATACGAAGATGCGCTTCGGAGTTTTGAGAGAGCAGTAGCAGTCAAGCCTGACTATGCAGATGCTTATATTAATCGCGGAAATGTGTTAATGGAGTTACTGCGATGTGAAGATGCGCTTGAAAGCTTCGAGAAGGCGATAGCCCTCAAGCCGGATTATGCTCCGGCTTATTTTAATCGGGGCAATGCTGTCATGGCTATGCATCGTTATGAAGATGCGCTTGCAAGCTATGAGAAGGCGATAGCCCTCAATCCTTGTTTTGCTGATGCTTATTATAATAAAGGTCTTGCTTTACAGAAGTTGATGCGTTATGATGATGCGCTTGAAAGGTATAAACAGGCTATAGCTCTCAAACCTGATTATACAGAGGCTTTTTTACATCAGGGTAATGTTTTTATGGCATTACAGCGATACGAAAACGCATTGTTGAGTTATGAACATGTAATCGCTCTCAATCCTGACGATGTGGAGGCTTACACTAATCGCGGATATGCATTACAGGAGTTGAAGCGCTACGGAGATGCATTGCTGAGTTATGACAGGGTTCTTGCCCTCAAGTGTGACGATGCGGATGCATACAATAATCGAGGGAATGCCTTCATGGCTTTGAAGCGATACGAAGATGCGCTCGGGAGTTATAATCATGTTCTTGCTCTCAAACCGGATTATGATTTTTTGTCGGGATTGTGTTTGTATACAAGGATGAAAATTTGTGAGTGGAATGCGTTTGATGATCAGGTTGATCAGCTTGAAAAAAAAATAGAACGCCATGAAAAAGCAACCCTGCCGTTTCCCTTTCTTGCAATAAAAGATTCGCTCTCACTGCAACAGGATGCGGCCCGGATTTTTGCCGGGGAAAAGTTTCCGGTAACCCATTTGCTTTCGCCAATTCCGAAGCGTTCACGGCGAGATACAATCCGCATTGGATACTTCTCGGCAGATTTTTGCAATCATCCGGTTTCGTTTTTGACTGCGGAGCTGTTCGAGATGCACGACAGGGGTCGATTTGAACTGTATGCTTTTTCCTGTGGTTCGGATACGGGAGATGGGATGAGGCGACGGCTGGAGGTTGCATTTGAGCACTTTCATGATGTTCGAAACCACTCAGACAAGGATATTGCCTTGCTTGCCCGAAGCCTTGAGATCGATATCGCCATTGATCTGGGAGGATTTACCATGGGAAGCCGAACAGGAATATTCGCTCTGCGGGCAGCGCCGGTACAGGTGAGTTATATCGGCTACCTTGGTACGATGGGAGCCGGGTATATCGACTATCTGATAGCCGACGAGGTTCTGATTCCCGAAGGGAGCCGGAAGCACTATACGGAAAAGATCGCATACCTTTCAAGCTATCAGGTGAACGATACGAAGCGCCGCATTGCCGACAGGGTGTTTACCCGTGCAGAGTGCGGTCTGCCGGAAAGCGGGTTTGTGTTCTGCTGTTTCAACAATAACTATAAAATCACACCCGCCACGTTTGACGGGTGGATGCGGATACTCGGGCAGGTTGAAGGGAGCGTTCTATTCCTGTATACAGACAATGAAGCAGCAGCATCTAATTTGAAGAAGGAAGCCGAGTCAAGAGGGGTAAAGAGAGACCGGCTGATTTTCGGGAAACGATTGCCTCTTGCAGAGCATTTAGCCCGGTACCGGGTTGCGGATCTGTTTCTCGATACGTTGCCCTATAATGCGGGAACGACGGCAAGCGATGCCTTGTGGGCTGGTCTGCCGGTACTGACCTTGCGAGGCGAATCGTTTGCGTCGAGAATGGCGGCAAGTCTGCTCACGGCGATCGGGCTGCCGGAACTGATAACGACGACACAGGAGGAGTACGAAGCGCGTGCCATCGAGCTTGCGCTGGATCCCGAAAAGATGCGGGCGACGAGAGAGAAGCTTGCGCGAAATCGCCTGACGACAAGGCTGTTCGATACGCGACTTTTTACACGGAACATCGAAGCTGCGTACCTGGCAATGTATGAGCGGTATCAGGAGGGGTTGCCGCCCGATCATCTTGTTGTGTCCTTATCGCCGCTATCGTCCATGGAGCGGAGTGTTGCCCGGCCATCGCATGCGGCAGGGAGGTCAACGAATGAAGAGAGCGTAAAACTGCAAAGGGCATTGACGCTCCATCAAGAGGGGCGACTGGATGAAGCCGAAGCGTTATATCGGGAGATTCTGAGCTCCAGTCCGGAGCACTTTGATGCATTGCAGCTTTCAGCGACGATTGCGGCACAACGACATGATTCCGAACAAGCTTTGGTGTTATTTGATCAGGCGATCAGCATCAATCCCGGTCATCCTGGATCACGCAACAATAGAGGAAATGCATTAAGAGCGTTACAGCGATACGAAGAAGCACTCGATAGTTATGAAAAGGCTCTTCAGCTCAAACCTGATTATGTGGATGCGTACACCAATCGTGGTAGTGTTCTACTGGAGTTGAAGCGTTATGAAGAGGCGCTTGCAAGTTATGAGAGGGCCATAGCCATCAAGCCTGACCATACGGAATTTTATTCTGATCTTGCAGTTGTGTTGCTGGCACTGAAGCGATATGAGGAGGCTCTTGCAACTTATGAGAGGGTTTTAGAACTCAGAAGAGATGATCCTGTTGTGTACAATAATCGCGGGAATGTTTTATTGGAACTGAAGCGGTACGAAGAGGCACTTGGGAGTTATGAGAAGGCGATAGCGCTCAATCCTGACTATGCTGAGGCATACTCTAATCTTGGCGTTACCCGTAAGGTGTTAAAGCGGGATGAAGAGGCACTCGGGAGTTATGAGAAGGCGATAGCGCTCAAACCTGATTTTGCGGATGCTTATTATAATCGTGCTGTTTTGTTCTATGATCTGGATCGATATGAAGAGGCTCTTGCAAGTTATGACAGGGCGATAGTTCTCAAGCCTGATTTTGTTGAGGTGTTTTCTAATCGAGGGAATGCATTACTGAAGCTGAAGCGGTATGAAGAGGCTCTCGGGAGTTATGAGAAGGCGATAGCGCTCAAACCTGATTTTGCGGATGCGTTTTTTAATCAGGGCAATGCCTTACTGGAGTTGAAGCGGTATGAAGATGCGCTATGGAGTTATGAGAAGACACTTGCTTGCAAGCCTGATTACGATTTTTTATCGGGATTTTGTTTGTATACACGAATGAAAATTTGTGACTGGAGTGCGTTTGAAGATCAGGTGCATCAGCTTGAGAAAAAAATAGAGTGTCATGAAAAAGTAGTCACACCATTTCCTCTTCTTGCAATAAAAGATGATCTCTTTCTGCAACATGATGTGGTACGGATATTTGCCAAAGAGAAATTCCCTGCAAACCAGACGCTTTCGCCAATTCCGAAGCGTTCACGGCGAGATACAATCCGCATTGGATACTACTCGGCGGATTTTTGCAATCATCCGGTTTCGTTTTTGACTGCCGAGCTGTTCGAGATGCACGACAGGGGTCGATTTGAACTGTATGCTTTTTCCTGTGGTTCGGATACGGGAGATGAGATGAGGCGACGGCTGGAGGTTGCATTTGACCGGTTTCTTGATGTCCGCAACCACTCAGACAAGGATATTGCGCTGATGTCAAGAGACCTTGAGATCGATATCGCCGTTGATCTTGGAGGATTTACCATGGGAAGCCGAACAGGAATATTCGCTCTGCGGGCAGCCCCGGTACAGGTGAGTTATATCGGATACCTTGGTACGATGGGAGCCGGGTACATCGACTATCTGATAGCCGACGAGGTTCTGATTCCCGAAGGGAGCCGGAAGCACTACACGGAAAAGATCGCATACCTTTCAAGCTATCAGGTGAACGATACGAAGCGCCGCATTGCCGACAGGGTGTTTACCCGTGCAGAGTGCGGTCTGCCTGAAAGCGGGTTTGTGTTCTGCTGTTTCAACAATAACTATAAAATCACGCCCGCCACGTTTGACGGGTGGATGCGGATACTCGGGCAGGTGCCGGGAAGCGTTCTCTGGCTTTTTGAGGAGAATGCGAAAGCTGCGGAGAATTTACGACGCGAGGCAGCATCCCGGGGGGTAGATGCAGGACGATTGATTTTCGGAAAACGGTTGCCTGTTGCGGAGTATCTGGCCCGGTACCGGGTTGCGGATCTGTTTCTCGATACGTTGCCCTATAATGCGGGAACGACGGCAAGCGATGCCTTGTGGGCTGGCCTGCCGGTACTGACCTTGCGAGGCGAATCGTTTGCGTCGAGAATGGCGGCAAGTCTGCTTACGGCGATCGGGCTGCCGGAACTGATAACATCCGGGCAGGAAGAGTACGAATCGCTTGCCATCGAGCTTGCGCTGGATCCCGAAATGATGCGGGCGACGAGAGAGAAGCTTGCGCGAAACCGTCTGACGACAAGACTGTTCGATACCGGGCGATTTACCCGGAACATCGAAGCTGCGTACCTGGCAATGTATGAGCGGTATCAGGAGGGGTTGCCGCCCGATCATCTTGTTGTGTCCTTATCGCCTCTATCGACTGTGGAGCGGAGTGTTGCCCGGCCATCGCATGCGGCAGGGAGGTCAACGAAGGAAGAGAGCGTAAAACTGCAAAGGGCATTGAAGCTCCATCAAGAGGGGCGACTGGATGAAGCCGAAGCGTTATATCGGGAGATTCTGAGCTTCAGCCCGGAGCACTTTGATGCATTGCAGCTTTCAGCGACGATAGCGGCACAACGACATGATTCCGAAAACGCTTTGGTGTTATTTGATCAGGCGCTTGCCATCAAACCTGATCACGCGCGTTCTTTAAACAATCGAGGCATTGCGTTACAGGAGTTGAAGCGTTATGAAGAGGCGCTTGCAAGTTATGAGAGGGCCATAGCGGTCAAGCCTGATTTTATTGAGCCATACTCTAATCGAGGAAACACGTTACAGGAACTCAAACGATATGAAGAGGCCCTTGCTTGTTATGATAGTGCCATAGCTTTAAAACCTGATTATGCAGAGCCCTATTATAATCAAGGGAATGCGCTACTGGAGCTGAAACGGGATGAAGATGCTGTAAGGAGTTATGAAAAGGCTCTTGCTCTCAAGCCGGATTACGATTTTTTATCGGGATTGTGCTTGCATATAAGGATGAAGATTTGTGACTGGCTTGCGTTTGATGATCAGGCGCATCAACTTGAGAAAAAAATAGAGTGTCACGAAAAAGCATCACCACCGTTTGCTGTTCTCTCAATAACAGAGTCGCTTTCCCTGCAACAAGAGGCCGCAAGAGTTTATGCGCAGGAAAAGTTTCCCGCAGATCAGACGCTTTCGTCAATTGCGAAACGTCCACGGCGAGATACAATCCGAATAGGTTATTATTCGGCAGATTTTTGCAATCATCCGGTATCAATTTTGACTGCGGAGCTGTTCGAGATGCACGACAGGGCCCGGTTTGAACTGTATGCTTTTTCCTGTGGTACAAATACGGGAGATGAGATGAGGCGACGGCTGGAGGTTGCATTTGACCGGTTTCTTGATGTCCGCAACCACTCCGACAAGGATATTGTCCTGATGTCAAGAGACCTTGAGATCGATATCGCCGTTGATCTTGGAGGATTTACCATGGGAAGCCGAACAGGAATATTCGCTCTGCGGGCAGCGCCGGTACAGGTGAGTTATATCGGATACCTTGGTACGATGGGAGCCGGGTATATCGACTATCTGATAGCCGACGAGGTTCTGATTCCCGAAGGGAGCCGGAAGCACTATACGGAAAAGATCGCATACCTTTCAAGCTATCAGGTGAACGATACGAAGCGCCGCATTGCCGACAGGGTGTTTACCCGTGCAGAGTGCGGTCTGCCGGAAAGCGGGTTTGTGTTCTGCTGTTTCAACAATAACTATAAAATCACACCCGCCACGTTTGACGGGTGGATGCGGATACTCGGGCAGGTGCCGGGAAGCGTTCTGTTCCTGTATACAGACAATGAAGCAGCAGCATCTAATTTGAAGAAGGAAGCCGAGTCAAGAGGGGTAAAGAGAGACCGGCTGATTTTCGGGAAACGATTGCCTCTTGCAGAGCATTTGGCCCGGTACCGGGTTGCGGATCTGTTTTTGGATACGAATCCGTATAATGCGGGAACGACGGCAAGCGATGCCTTGTGGGCTGGTCTGCCGGTACTGACCTTGCGAGGCGAATCGTTTGCGTCGAGAATGGCGGCAAGTCTGCTCACGGCGATCGGGCTGCCGGAACTGATAACATCCGGGCAGGAGGAGTACGAGGCGCTTGCGGTCGAGCTTGCGCTGGATCCCGAAAAGATGCGAGCGACGAGAGAGAAGCTTGCGCGAAATCGCCTGACGACAAGACTGTTCGATACGCGACTTTTCACACGGAACATCGAAGCTGCGTACCTGGCAATGTATGAGCGGTATCAGGAGGGGTTGCCGCCCGATCATCTTGTTGTGTCCTTATCGCCGCTATCGTCCATGGAGAGGCGTGTTGCCCTGCCATCGCAAATGGAAGGGTTGTCAACGAATGAAGAGAGCGTAAAACTGCAAAGGGCATTGAAACTGCATCAAGAGGGGCGACTGGATGAAGCCGAAGCGATATGCCAGGAGATTCTGAGCTCCATCCCGGAGCACTTTGATGCATTGCAGCTTTCAGCGACGATAGCGGCACAACGACATGATTCGGAAAAAGCTTTGGCGTTATTTGATCAGGCGCTTGCCATCAAACCCGATCACGCGCGTTCTTTAAACAATCGAGGCATTGCGTTACAGGAGTTGAAGCGTTATGAAGAGGCGCTTGCAAGTTATGAGAGGCTTCTTGCTGTCAAACCTGACTATGCCATGGCGTACTCTAATCGCGGGAATACGTTACAGGGATTGAGACGATATGAGGAGGCTGTGTCGAGTTATGATCAAGCCATTGCACTCAGATCTGATAATGCCAATGCTTACTCTAATCGCGGTGTTGCGATGATGAAGTTAAAGCGATATGCAGATGCACTCGAAAGCCATGATAAGGCCATCGCACTCAGGCCTGATTATGCAGAGGCTTGTTCTAATCGTGGAAACACATTACAGGAGCTGAAACGGTATGAAGAGGCGCTCATGAGTTATAAGCAGGCTATAGCTCTTAAGTCTGATTATGCGGAATTTTACAGCAATTATGGCAATGTTTTAGAGGAGCTGAAGCGATATGAAGAGGCGTTATTGAATTATGAACAGGCAATAGCTCTTAAACCTGATTTTTCGGATGCTTATTCCAATCTTGGAAATACGTTACAGGTGTTGATGCGCTACAGGGATGCGCTTGCAAGTTATGATAAGGCGATAGGCCTCAATCCTGATTGTATTGAAGCTTATTGCGGTCAAGGAAACGCATTGCTGGAGTTGATGCGATATGAAGAGGCTCTTGTGAGTTATGAAAGAGCTTTGGCTCTCAAGCCTGAATATGATTTTTTGCCGGGATTGTGTTTGTACACAAGGATGAAGATTTGTGCCTGGAGTGCGTTTGATGATCAGGTTCATCAACTTGAGAAAAAAATAGAGCGTCACGAAAAAGCATCACCACCGTTAGTTTTTCTCTCAATAACAGAGTCGCTTTCCCTGCAACAAGAGGCCGCAAGAGTTTATGCGCAGGAAATATTCCCTCCAAACCAGACGCTTTCGCCAATTCCGAAGCGTTCACGGCGAGATACAATCCGCATTGGATACTTCTCGGCAGATTTTTGCCATCATCCGGTTTCGTTTTTGACTGCCGAGCTGTTCGAGACGCACCATAAAGATCGATTTGAACTCTATGCCTTTTCATTTGGTCAGGATACGGGAGATGAGATGAGGCGACGGCTGGAGGTTGCATTTGACCGGTTTCTTGATGTCCGCAACTACTCCGACAAGGATATTGCCCTGTTGTCCAGAACGCTTGAGATCGATATCGCCATTGATCTGGGCGGATTTACCATGGGAAGCCGAACGGGAATATTCGCTCTGCGGGCAGCTCCGGTACAGGTGAGTTATATCGGATACCTTGGTACGATGGGAGCCGGGTACATCGACTATCTGCTCGCCGACGATGTTCTGATTCCCGAAGGGAGCAGAAAGCACTATACGGAAAAGATCGCATACCTTTCAAGCTATCAGGTGAACGATACGAAGCGCCGCATTGCCGACAGGGTGTTTACCCGTGCAGAGTGCGGTCTGCCTGAAAGCGGGTTTGTGTTCTGCTGTTTCAACAATACCTATAAAATCACACCCGCCACGTTTGACGGGTGGATGCGGATACTCGGGCAGGTGCCGGGAAGCGTTCTCTGGCTCTATGAGGAGAATGCGAAAGCTGCGGAGAATTTACGACGCGAGGCAGCATCCCGGGGGGTAGATGCTGGGCGATTGATTTTCGGAAAACGGTTGCCTGTTGCGGAGTATCTGGCCCGGTACCGGGTTGCGGATCTATTTCTCGATACGTTGCCTTATAATGCGGGAACGACGGCAAGCGATGCCTTGTGGGCTGGCCTGCCGGTACTGACCTTGCGAGGCGAATCGTTTGCGTCGAGAATGGCGGCAAGTCTGCTCACGGCGATCGGTCTGCCGGAACTGATAACATCGGGTCAGGAGGAGTACGAATCGCTTGCCATCGAGCTTGCGCTGGATCCCGAAATGATGCGGGTGACGAGAGAGAAGCTTGCGCGAAACCGCCTGACGACAAGGCTGTTCGATACCGGGCGATTTACCCGGAACATCGAAGCTGCTTTCGAAGCGATGTATGAGCGGTATCAGGAGGGGTTACCGCCCGATCATCTTGTTGTTGTTTCGTTATCACCAGCACAAGGAGAGATATAA